From one Dermacentor variabilis isolate Ectoservices chromosome 3, ASM5094787v1, whole genome shotgun sequence genomic stretch:
- the LOC142574979 gene encoding uncharacterized protein LOC142574979 → MFCSCLARWRTPLLSCDKLGGVIWRVKPLLDINGRGSAESSSGFHREQFAPCLLPAPALAARSPGRGPPLACRCRHNIFWRRRWDSRSGSDRSPGKPASFAHLEAAGGGDWTDARRASALVSALGREGQRKYFADEEQEAARQLTSAASASSEAARQSTGAASTTSDAVPPASEFPRLLQRLDRLFAASTNVLAERHEFTSRKQFEGEAFLEFVTALKEKAVQCNFGTSYDERVRDQIIHGVANVSVREKLLAHGETLSLDKAEEIGRSLEALHRANRAFDSEKIQRIEAPQLGAPSTSQDGRLLPGSRQDGRRSPGGHEDGRLFSGSRQDSRRLPRGRPDDRHFPRGSSGTRNEAQDAKDPNFDRSSCDRCGSTKHIATYRNCPARNRRCNACHTLGHFASASAAA, encoded by the exons atgttttgtagttgtttagctagatggcgcaccccccttctgtcatgtgacaaacttggaggtgtcatctggcgtgtgaagcctttacTAGATATAAACGGCCGtgggtcggccgagtcttcgtccggttttcatcgggagcagtttgctccgtgtctccttcctgcgccggcgcttgccgcgcgttcgcccggtcggggccccccgcttgcctgccgctgccgacacaacatcttttggcgacgaagatgggattcccgcagcggttccgaccgaagccccgggaaaccagcgagcttc gcccacctcgaagcggccggcggtggcgactggacggacgcgcgacgagcgtccgcgctcgtcagcgctctcgggcgtgagggacaacggaagtactttgcagacgaggagcaggaagcagcaaggcagttaaccagcgcagcgtcagcttcaagcgaagcagcaaggcagtcgaccggcgcagcgtcaacgacaagtgatgcggtcccgccagcgtcagagtttccgagactcttgcagcggcttgaccggctgttcgccgcgtcaacaaatgtcctggcggaacggcacgaattcaccagccgaaagcagttcgagggagaagcattcctggaattcgtgaccgcattaaaggagaaggcggtacagtgcaacttcggcacaagctatgacgagcgcgtccgagaccaaatcatacatggggtagcgaacgtcagcgttcgcgagaagttgctggctcatggcgaaaccctgtccctggacaaggcagaagaaattggacgctcgttagaagccctgcatcgagcgaaccgcgcgttcgactctgagaaaatacagagaatcgagGCACCTCAACTTGGCGCTCCGTCGAcgagccaagatggccgacttcttccggggagccgccaagatggccgacgtagtccgggaggccatgaagatggccgacttTTTTCGGGGAGCCGCCAAGATAGCCGACGGCTTCCAAGAGGCCGCCCAGATGACCGACATTTTCCGCGAGGCTCCTCCGGGACCCGCAATGAAGCACAGGATGCGAAGGACCCTAATTTCGACCGTAGTTCATGCgaccggtgtggcagcacgaagcaTATTGCAACGTACAGGAATTGCCCCGCAAGGAACcggcggtgcaacgcctgccacacgttgggccattttgcatcT